A segment of the Terribacillus aidingensis genome:
CGTTATACCCTTTGGCTGCAAGCAGCATCCCAGCTGTCAGCCCCCCAGGACCAGCTCCGATAACTGCTACTTTTTTCTTAGTCAACGGTCAGACCTCCATTTCAATAGTCCCCTTTACCCCGTTCGCCTTATGAAGAAACCTATCGAACGATAAATAAAAAAAAGAAAAAAGGACCCAAAATGTAAAAACACTTTGGGTCCTTGAATCAATGTTGATTGTTACTGCGCAGCTTTTTCGTCAGAGTAGAGATCTTCTGGCTGGAATGAAAACGGTAGCAGCTCTTCCATAGTAACTGTCTTTGAAACGCCATTCATGTTCGAAATGTGGATGACAGCATCCTGCGGGAAGAATTCAGCCATTACCTGGCGGCACGATCCGCATGGCGGAACTGGACGTTCTGTATTCGCAACAACTGCGATTTCAGAGAACTCCCTTTCGCCGTTTGCAATTGCTTGGAAAATTGCTGTTCGTTCAGCACAGCATGTAACTGGATAAGCAGCATTTTCGATATTGCATCCTTGATAAACTTTTCCTGCCTTTGTCAGTACTGCAGCACCTACTCCAAATTTAGAATAAGGTATATATGCCCGTTCTCTTGCTTCTTTAGCCAGATTAATCAATTCTTCTTTCGTCATTGTTTTCTCCCTCTCCGTTGTATCCTTCAATTCGGTCCAAATCTTCATCTAGCAATTGGATGACGTAGCCGATTGATTGATGATAATCCATATATCGTTCTGACTTGATGTCTATGTAATAACTATGCAGAATGATTAAATGGACATTTTCTTCTGTAGACTGTACCTGCTGCGGATGCACACTGACCTCGCGCTGCTGGACAAATTCCTCCGCAGCCTGATGCCACTTCCTAAGCAGCAGATACATTGGTTCTGTTTCCTTCTTGACCATCTCAAAAAAAGCTTTATCATGCTTTTCGCTTGGAGGCTCATGCGTAAGGAAGCGCTCTTTCAAACGTGCCATCAAGTCGGATAGCTGCTTATTATATATCTGTAATGTAGTCAATATAACCCCTTCTCTGCTTATCGTGTTGTTCTATTATACAAGCAGTCAGGCTAATTTACCATGCTCATGATCCCATTTATCATGCTTTTTATCCAGCTGGGACTCTGCTTGGAGCACTCGTTCAATAAGAGGCTGTTTTAACGTCGTCCTGGAACGGTTCGCCTGTACGGTGAGTCTTTGGTCCAATTTCCGATATGCGCCAGTCAGCTGGAACAGAGCCAGCTGCAATTCTTCTTTGGTCACACCATTTTGCTTGTTCATCCGTATGCCCCCTTTTTCCTTACTGTTTCTGCCCATTTAAGACTTCTCCTGCACAGTTGACAAAACAACAAAAAATACGGGCACATTCGCATGATTCAGAGCTGTTTCGCTCATCCTAACTATAAAGGAGGGTGAAAGATGAAAAAGCAGGAAAGAAAGACATCGACTGGCCAGAAACGGCCGACAGCCCGCACTGCCGGCGACGGGTATGATAAAAAGCTTGATGGACCAAACCGTCCTTCCATATAAGTGTAAAAAGCAAAGCGGTCAATTGATCGCTTTGCTTTTTTTCTTGATCAATGCCGCAATCTTCATCAATCGCCTCTTCCAATAAAAGACGGTTCCGGTTGGACGATGACGCTTTTTTTTCTCAGGGGTCAGCCAACTTCGTTTGATGCCCCCATATCTGTACCAGTCCGTACGAATAATATCTTTGTGTGTAATGACTGGATAGCACGCTCGTAGTGGACAACTGCCGATTGTTCTAAATCTGCCATAG
Coding sequences within it:
- a CDS encoding DUF1798 family protein gives rise to the protein MTTLQIYNKQLSDLMARLKERFLTHEPPSEKHDKAFFEMVKKETEPMYLLLRKWHQAAEEFVQQREVSVHPQQVQSTEENVHLIILHSYYIDIKSERYMDYHQSIGYVIQLLDEDLDRIEGYNGEGENNDERRID
- a CDS encoding cytidine deaminase, which encodes MTKEELINLAKEARERAYIPYSKFGVGAAVLTKAGKVYQGCNIENAAYPVTCCAERTAIFQAIANGEREFSEIAVVANTERPVPPCGSCRQVMAEFFPQDAVIHISNMNGVSKTVTMEELLPFSFQPEDLYSDEKAAQ
- a CDS encoding spore protein, with product MKKQERKTSTGQKRPTARTAGDGYDKKLDGPNRPSI